The Paroedura picta isolate Pp20150507F chromosome 6, Ppicta_v3.0, whole genome shotgun sequence genome segment TTTGCCCCTGAGGCCTtcacagcagctgtgctggccctGGGAATATAGGCAGCTGCTGTGTGACCTGCAGGGGCCAAGTCAGTGGCAGAGGAgcaaaagggggaggagggagggagaaagggaagggagtgtgtgtgcatgtgcgtgtgtgcatgcgcgaacgtctgcttggagggagggaggttgggaaaccaatggggaaatggagggggaaagggggatggagtctctgtgtgtgtttgcgagtgaGGGAGGGGATaggaagcaaggaggaggttggggcaCCAACAAGTaagaggggaaatgggggggggggaagtgggaaTGGAGTTTCTGTATGTGTGTgagtttgcaagggagggagggggccctgaccaagtcaCTCCAGAGCagatatgtgtcccacataccctctgagaatcagactgtcaggacaatttttgttttatttccatgATGGCTTCAGATGCTTTGCATATGAGCAGGCTTTGTTCCTCTGCTGAAACTTCACTCGCTTAGACAAACTTCAAATGTAGCCTAATATTTCAGATCTTTCGATAAATAATACCCCCGATAAATAACATCCACCTCTATTTCTTAGTCCTCTTGATGTTCAGTTTACAGATAGAAAGAATAGCCTGTTGAAAATTATCTCCCAGCACCACATAAAATATTAAGTTCCCAAAGGTATTTAACGAGGCTAAGGATTTAGTCACAGTGAAAACGTCCCGGATCTGTTTCTCTATTTTGCAGCTGACAGGATGGATCTTTAACTCAATGCGAACGCCTCGAAAGATGTGGAAGGGCAAGAAACACAAATAGAAGACGGCCAGGAGGACGATGGCCAGGTGGCGAGCCTTTTGCTTGAAGGACGTGTGAGTGTGAGGCCCTCTGGCCAGCTTGTAGATAATCACGGCGTAACACAGGGTCACCAGCACTAAAGGCAGGAAGAAAGCAAACGTTGTCAGGAGCCAGTTGAACAACCGTACGGAGTCCAGGTCTTCCGAATTAGTTAGGTCCAAGCAGAGGGATTGATTCCCTCTTTCTTTCACAGTGATGAAGTGGATCATTGGGCTCACCATGAGCAGAGAAACGATCCAGACGGAAGCGCAGGCCACGACGGCCCACCTCCGCTTCTGGATGGAGAAGCAGCTGATTGGATAGACGACAACGAAGAAACGGAAAAGGCTGAAGCAGGTCAGGAAGAGGATGCTGCTGTAGGTGTTGAAGTAGAAGGTGAAGCGGATGAACGTGCACATGAAGCCGCCAAAGACCCAGTGGTCGCCATTGATCGAGTAATGGACCAGGAACGGAAGGCAAGACACATACAGCAAGTCCGTGACAGCCAAGTTCAACATAATGATCGTGCTGCTTTTCCAGGGCTTCATTTTGAAGACGTATACAAAAATCACAATGATGTTTCCTGGGAAGCACACCAGGAAGAGAAGACTGTAAATGATG includes the following:
- the LOC143840778 gene encoding 2-oxoglutarate receptor 1-like — its product is MDMRAEGLVNFSSLQDQTTASRNCSVESASFEMYYIPIIYSLLFLVCFPGNIIVIFVYVFKMKPWKSSTIIMLNLAVTDLLYVSCLPFLVHYSINGDHWVFGGFMCTFIRFTFYFNTYSSILFLTCFSLFRFFVVVYPISCFSIQKRRWAVVACASVWIVSLLMVSPMIHFITVKERGNQSLCLDLTNSEDLDSVRLFNWLLTTFAFFLPLVLVTLCYAVIIYKLARGPHTHTSFKQKARHLAIVLLAVFYLCFLPFHIFRGVRIELKIHPVSCKIEKQIRDVFTVTKSLASLNTFGNLIFYVVLGDNFQQAILSICKLNIKRTKK